The following proteins are encoded in a genomic region of Enterocloster clostridioformis:
- a CDS encoding sugar ABC transporter ATP-binding protein, translating to MNDTIVSMENICKSFPGVKALDHVRFELRSGEVMALLGENGAGKSTLMKVLSGVYTRDEGKVEIFGREYGDMNPKQAQEAGVAIIHQELNMCRHLSVTENMFLGREKVKGMVLSNKEMEEEARKILDELKIDLDPHQVVGDLPVSKQQMVEIAKALSTHAKILIMDEPTSALTAREIEDLFRIIHNLREKGCGIVYISHRLEELQSIVDRVTIMRDGQYITSMNFRDTTLDEIIANMVGREIKEKFPRVSCEKGKKVLEVKNLNAGRMVRDVDFSLYEGEIVGFAGLMGAGRTETTRAIFGIDAKESGQIFLDGREVAIHKPEDAIQAGIVLAPEDRKKDGLCTKLSIRHNIALPNLDLLCNKMGVVSRSREDEMCRKVVDDLKVKTPNVDVNAGNLSGGNQQKVVVGKWLARNSRVVIFDEPTRGIDVAAKVEIYNLMNQLKQQGIAVMFVSSEMPEVMGIADRIVVMCDGRITGELMAEEATQNSILTLATRFEKKIDAKCL from the coding sequence ATGAACGATACAATTGTTTCCATGGAGAATATCTGTAAGAGCTTTCCAGGAGTCAAGGCATTGGACCATGTGCGTTTTGAACTGCGTTCAGGGGAAGTCATGGCGCTTCTGGGAGAAAATGGTGCAGGAAAAAGTACATTGATGAAGGTGCTCAGCGGTGTCTACACAAGGGATGAAGGGAAAGTGGAAATATTCGGCAGGGAGTACGGGGATATGAACCCGAAGCAGGCCCAGGAAGCCGGAGTGGCAATCATCCATCAGGAGTTGAACATGTGCAGGCATCTGTCGGTGACAGAAAACATGTTCCTGGGACGCGAGAAGGTAAAGGGCATGGTTCTGTCAAACAAGGAGATGGAGGAGGAAGCCAGAAAGATTCTGGATGAGCTGAAAATTGATTTGGATCCGCACCAGGTGGTGGGGGATCTGCCTGTGTCCAAGCAGCAGATGGTGGAGATAGCCAAGGCACTGTCCACCCATGCGAAAATCCTGATTATGGATGAACCCACTTCCGCCCTGACAGCCAGGGAGATAGAGGACTTATTCCGAATCATCCATAACCTGAGGGAAAAGGGATGCGGCATCGTGTACATTTCCCACCGGCTGGAGGAGCTTCAGTCCATTGTGGACCGTGTGACCATAATGCGGGACGGCCAGTACATAACCTCTATGAATTTCCGGGACACAACCCTGGATGAGATAATTGCCAACATGGTGGGACGTGAAATTAAGGAAAAGTTTCCGCGCGTTTCCTGCGAAAAAGGGAAAAAGGTCCTGGAAGTAAAAAATCTGAATGCAGGCAGGATGGTGCGTGATGTGGATTTCTCCCTGTATGAAGGGGAAATTGTGGGATTTGCCGGACTGATGGGAGCGGGCAGGACCGAGACCACCAGGGCTATATTCGGCATTGATGCCAAGGAGAGCGGACAGATTTTCCTGGACGGAAGAGAGGTGGCCATTCACAAGCCCGAGGATGCCATACAGGCAGGAATCGTGCTGGCCCCTGAGGACAGGAAAAAGGACGGACTATGTACAAAACTGAGTATACGGCATAATATAGCCCTGCCAAACCTGGATTTGCTGTGCAACAAGATGGGGGTGGTAAGCCGGTCCAGGGAAGATGAAATGTGCCGGAAGGTGGTGGATGACTTAAAGGTCAAAACCCCTAATGTGGATGTGAATGCAGGCAATCTGTCCGGCGGCAACCAGCAGAAGGTGGTTGTTGGAAAATGGCTGGCCCGTAATTCCAGGGTGGTGATATTCGATGAGCCGACCAGGGGAATTGATGTGGCTGCCAAAGTAGAAATATATAATCTGATGAACCAGCTAAAGCAACAGGGAATTGCTGTCATGTTCGTATCCTCGGAGATGCCGGAGGTCATGGGAATCGCTGACAGAATCGTCGTCATGTGTGACGGCCGTATTACCGGAGAGCTGATGGCAGAGGAGGCCACCCAGAACAGCATTCTGACCCTGGCAACCAGATTTGAGAAGAAAATTGACGCTAAGTGCTTATAA
- a CDS encoding HIT family protein produces the protein MEDMVKDPNCAYCMQGELVAKFGYPVCEMKTGFLYVFKEQSKKGRVILAHKKHVSELIDLTDEERNDYFAEVAQAARAVHKVFRPDKVNYGAYGDTGHHLHFHIVPKYEGGEEWGGTFEMNSGRTMLTDPEYEKMAEDLRQALKEV, from the coding sequence ATGGAAGATATGGTAAAGGATCCTAATTGCGCATATTGTATGCAGGGCGAACTGGTGGCTAAGTTCGGTTATCCTGTGTGTGAGATGAAGACAGGCTTTCTCTATGTATTTAAGGAGCAGAGTAAGAAGGGCAGAGTTATTCTGGCTCATAAGAAGCATGTCAGCGAGCTCATCGATCTGACCGACGAGGAGAGGAATGATTACTTTGCAGAGGTGGCCCAGGCAGCCCGCGCCGTACACAAGGTGTTCCGGCCGGACAAGGTAAATTACGGTGCTTACGGCGACACAGGACATCACCTGCACTTTCACATTGTCCCCAAGTATGAGGGCGGTGAAGAATGGGGCGGCACCTTTGAGATGAACAGCGGAAGGACCATGCTTACAGACCCTGAGTACGAGAAGATGGCAGAGGACTTAAGACAGGCCCTGAAGGAAGTATAA
- a CDS encoding D-alanyl-D-alanine carboxypeptidase family protein, which translates to MRRIAAILCSAAILVSYPGIAALGQEPEIAIPVGAEVSGSSLYGQDEGWTGGDVQAAEAPADQNQTAVQIAAPSAILMEASTGQVIYEKGADEKRSPASVTKVMTLILIFDALQSGKIQLTDEVVTSAHAKSMGGSQVFLEEGEKQTVETLIKCIVIASGNDASVAMAEYIAGSEEEFVRMMNERAAGLGMANTHFVDCCGLTESADHYTTARDIAVMSRELINKYPQIHNYSTIWMENITHVTKQGTKEFGLSNTNKLLKMATNFTVTGLKTGSTSIAKYCLSATAEKDGVRLIAAIMAAPDFKTRFADAQTLLNYGYANCKLYEDKEHLPLPQMPVTGGVEDEVGLTYEGTFSYLSLKGEDLGAIEKKLVLLESIPAPVEPGQKAGVLEYSLGGKKLGEVNVLTNGSIREAGYMDYLKKLVGAWRLNRR; encoded by the coding sequence ATGAGACGGATTGCAGCGATATTATGCTCAGCAGCAATACTGGTCTCCTATCCCGGGATTGCCGCCCTGGGCCAGGAGCCGGAAATCGCCATCCCCGTGGGAGCAGAGGTATCAGGGAGCAGCCTCTATGGACAGGATGAAGGATGGACAGGAGGGGATGTGCAGGCGGCGGAGGCGCCTGCGGACCAGAACCAGACAGCAGTCCAGATAGCCGCCCCGTCGGCTATTCTAATGGAAGCGTCCACCGGACAGGTAATCTATGAAAAGGGTGCAGATGAAAAACGCAGCCCGGCCAGTGTTACCAAGGTTATGACACTGATATTGATTTTCGATGCCCTTCAGTCCGGGAAGATTCAGCTGACGGACGAGGTGGTCACCAGCGCTCATGCCAAATCCATGGGAGGTTCCCAGGTGTTTCTGGAGGAAGGCGAGAAACAGACCGTGGAGACATTGATTAAATGCATTGTCATTGCATCCGGCAATGACGCGTCTGTGGCCATGGCGGAGTACATAGCTGGCAGCGAGGAGGAGTTTGTGCGGATGATGAATGAAAGGGCAGCCGGCCTTGGCATGGCCAATACCCATTTCGTGGACTGCTGCGGTCTTACGGAATCCGCGGACCATTACACCACGGCCAGGGACATTGCCGTCATGAGCCGCGAGCTGATTAATAAATATCCTCAGATACATAACTATTCCACCATATGGATGGAGAATATAACACATGTCACAAAGCAGGGAACAAAGGAATTCGGCTTGTCCAACACAAATAAACTGCTTAAGATGGCAACTAATTTTACGGTTACGGGCCTTAAGACGGGGTCCACATCCATTGCAAAGTACTGCCTGTCGGCCACAGCGGAAAAGGATGGGGTGCGTCTTATCGCTGCCATCATGGCTGCGCCGGATTTCAAAACCAGATTTGCAGACGCCCAGACCCTTCTCAACTATGGTTATGCAAACTGCAAGCTCTATGAAGACAAGGAACATCTGCCGCTGCCCCAGATGCCGGTTACAGGAGGCGTGGAGGATGAGGTAGGGCTGACCTACGAGGGAACATTTTCCTACCTGAGCCTTAAGGGTGAGGATTTGGGAGCCATCGAGAAGAAGCTGGTGCTTCTGGAATCCATACCCGCTCCGGTGGAACCGGGGCAGAAGGCAGGCGTGCTGGAATATTCTCTGGGCGGCAAAAAGCTGGGAGAGGTTAATGTGCTGACGAACGGAAGTATACGGGAAGCAGGGTATATGGATTATTTGAAGAAGCTTGTGGGAGCGTGGAGGCTGAACCGGCGGTAG